One window of the Halobacillus litoralis genome contains the following:
- the yunB gene encoding sporulation protein YunB yields MPKKNVTSGSSIGRRIVISIIFFALFTALSLWFINRGVTPALVEIAETKAQQLARDAINEAVSKTIAEDLQFNDLVKMEKDEEGNIVYMGWNSVVVNRALRDTTIRVQNFLKRMELGELPMEDTTLEPNIDPDMTQEELGEQPATLIELPIGVATNNSLLANLGPTVPVQLRVIGDVQSEVDIKMTEYGINAALFELTIHFEVNVRIVIPFSTETTVVTNNIPIDQATVLGKVPNFYGGMSGEGTPSFSYPMEPLQ; encoded by the coding sequence ATGCCAAAAAAGAATGTGACATCAGGGTCCTCGATCGGAAGGCGGATCGTTATCAGTATTATATTTTTTGCCCTTTTCACCGCCTTAAGTCTCTGGTTCATCAACAGAGGAGTGACGCCTGCACTCGTGGAGATTGCTGAAACAAAAGCACAGCAACTTGCGAGGGATGCGATTAATGAAGCAGTAAGCAAAACCATTGCGGAAGATTTACAGTTCAATGATCTTGTGAAAATGGAAAAAGATGAAGAGGGCAATATTGTATATATGGGGTGGAATTCAGTCGTTGTAAACAGAGCATTGAGAGATACAACGATTCGTGTCCAAAATTTCCTTAAACGTATGGAGCTTGGGGAGCTTCCTATGGAAGACACTACTCTTGAGCCGAACATAGATCCTGATATGACTCAGGAAGAGTTGGGAGAACAACCAGCCACTCTTATTGAACTGCCAATCGGCGTTGCGACGAACAATAGCTTACTTGCTAACTTGGGGCCTACAGTTCCAGTCCAATTAAGAGTCATTGGGGATGTTCAATCAGAAGTGGATATTAAAATGACAGAGTACGGGATCAATGCAGCTTTATTTGAATTAACAATTCATTTTGAGGTGAATGTACGTATCGTCATTCCCTTTTCTACAGAAACAACAGTAGTGACAAACAATATTCCTATTGATCAAGCCACCGTTCTCGGTAAAGTGCCTAATTTCTATGGCGGGATGTCCGGAGAGGGTACTCCATCATTTTCCTATCCAATGGAGCCCTTGCAATAA